The Aequorivita sublithincola DSM 14238 genome window below encodes:
- a CDS encoding ABC transporter ATP-binding protein, translating into MIQINQLSKKYKGAEDFSVKNLDLKVEDGEIYGLLGPNGAGKTTLISMLTSLLKPTSGSFIINGLNFKENKNELKQLIGIVPQEYALYPTLTAFENLQYFGSMYGIKGETLKNSINEHLEIMGLSKFANKKTATFSGGMKRRVNLIAGILHKPKVLFLDEPTVGVDVQSKNVIIEHLKLLNKQGTTIVYTSHHLNEAEIFCTHVAIIDNGEIIIKGVPSELIKNQTGANNLEDVFLAKTGNALRDYA; encoded by the coding sequence ATGATACAAATAAACCAACTTTCAAAAAAGTACAAAGGCGCCGAAGACTTTTCTGTAAAAAACCTCGATTTGAAAGTTGAAGATGGTGAAATCTACGGTCTCCTAGGCCCAAACGGCGCAGGAAAAACCACGCTTATTTCAATGTTGACTTCACTTTTAAAACCTACTTCAGGATCATTCATAATAAACGGCTTGAATTTCAAGGAGAACAAAAACGAATTAAAACAATTAATAGGTATCGTTCCCCAAGAATACGCGCTTTACCCAACACTTACCGCTTTTGAAAATTTGCAGTATTTTGGAAGTATGTATGGAATTAAAGGTGAAACCTTAAAAAATTCCATTAACGAGCATTTGGAAATTATGGGGCTTTCAAAATTCGCCAATAAAAAAACAGCTACTTTTTCTGGCGGAATGAAACGCCGCGTAAATTTGATTGCAGGAATTCTTCATAAACCCAAAGTATTGTTTTTAGATGAACCAACTGTTGGGGTGGATGTTCAGTCTAAAAACGTGATTATTGAACATTTAAAATTGCTGAACAAACAAGGAACCACAATAGTTTATACATCGCACCATTTAAACGAAGCTGAGATTTTCTGCACTCACGTAGCAATTATTGATAATGGTGAAATCATCATAAAAGGCGTTCCTTCAGAATTAATAAAAAACCAAACTGGCGCCAACAATCTTGAAGATGTATTTTTGGCAAAAACAGGCAATGCCCTTCGCGATTATGCATAA
- a CDS encoding ABC transporter permease, whose product MHKLWASTYKEMLLLIRDLGGIAILFIMPLLLLIVITLVQDSTFKTISDIKIPVLLVDNDKGEVSKNIIENLSESNSFEIFQKTSEDEAKEAVFSGKYQLAIVIPENLSSSLQKKVDQNVEGILSKFGLEEDTLIKPKEVIPSKEVRLYFDPATQVSFKSSVKNGIDKMISKIETQSIYKAFQTELGEEDAEPIFETEKFITFKEILQTKNNQEIIPNSAQHNIPAWTLFAIFFIIVPLSINLVKEKNQGTFVRLRTNPVSYATVLGGKTIVYLGVCLIQFTLMLLVGIYLFPAIGLPGIDVLGKLPMLYFVAIFSGLAAIGLGLLLGTIAKTQEQAAPFGATLAVILAALGGVWVPVFVMPKFMQVISKISPMNWALEAFYDVFLRNVGFVKILPEISLLLLFFLLTVIIAIIYNRRKNAV is encoded by the coding sequence ATGCATAAACTCTGGGCTTCAACATATAAAGAAATGCTTTTGCTAATCCGTGATTTAGGCGGAATCGCGATTCTTTTTATTATGCCCTTACTGCTTCTGATTGTAATCACTTTAGTGCAAGACAGTACGTTTAAAACCATAAGCGATATTAAAATTCCGGTACTTTTGGTTGATAATGACAAAGGCGAAGTTTCAAAAAACATAATTGAAAATCTTTCTGAATCCAATTCGTTTGAAATCTTTCAGAAAACTTCAGAAGATGAAGCAAAAGAAGCCGTTTTCTCAGGAAAATATCAGCTTGCCATTGTAATACCAGAAAATCTTTCAAGTTCACTTCAAAAGAAAGTAGATCAGAATGTAGAAGGTATTTTGTCCAAATTTGGGTTGGAGGAGGATACTTTGATTAAACCCAAAGAGGTAATTCCGTCAAAGGAAGTCCGGTTGTATTTTGATCCTGCAACGCAAGTAAGTTTCAAATCTTCCGTAAAGAACGGAATTGATAAAATGATTTCGAAAATTGAAACCCAAAGTATATACAAAGCTTTTCAAACGGAATTAGGCGAAGAAGATGCAGAACCCATTTTTGAAACCGAAAAATTTATAACTTTTAAAGAAATTTTACAAACAAAAAACAACCAAGAAATCATCCCAAACTCAGCGCAACACAACATTCCCGCGTGGACGCTGTTTGCTATTTTCTTCATTATCGTTCCGCTTTCAATTAATTTGGTGAAAGAAAAAAATCAAGGCACTTTTGTGCGCTTGCGAACAAATCCTGTGAGTTACGCCACAGTTTTAGGCGGAAAAACCATTGTTTATTTAGGAGTTTGCTTGATTCAATTTACATTAATGCTGCTTGTTGGAATCTATCTTTTTCCAGCCATCGGACTTCCAGGAATTGATGTTTTAGGAAAACTGCCAATGCTCTACTTTGTTGCAATTTTCTCAGGTTTGGCGGCAATTGGGTTGGGATTACTTTTAGGAACGATTGCAAAAACACAAGAACAAGCGGCGCCATTTGGAGCAACTTTAGCAGTAATTCTCGCGGCACTTGGCGGGGTTTGGGTTCCTGTTTTTGTAATGCCTAAATTTATGCAGGTCATTTCAAAAATTTCTCCGATGAATTGGGCGTTAGAAGCTTTTTATGATGTATTTTTAAGAAACGTGGGTTTTGTTAAAATCCTACCCGAAATTTCATTATTATTGTTATTTTTCCTCTTAACAGTCATAATAGC